In a single window of the Rhopalosiphum padi isolate XX-2018 chromosome 1, ASM2088224v1, whole genome shotgun sequence genome:
- the LOC132918102 gene encoding LOW QUALITY PROTEIN: transmembrane protein 208 (The sequence of the model RefSeq protein was modified relative to this genomic sequence to represent the inferred CDS: deleted 1 base in 1 codon) — MAPQKGKTGTKGQKQILEENEATLKFYRNMIGAVSAIYIIVQLAFGNVFSLTNIFLYTLVIASHGGSYKFMAYMSVAKFTENGQLLDAGTDLNMEGGLAEYTKDLIILTSGCQLLSLISNYFWFLWLLAPGQAFWILWKNFLGPYFMQKAPEDNSPEINEKKQKKLERRKKRQQNVRF; from the exons ATGGCG CCCCAAAAAGGTAAAACTGGCACTAAAGgccaaaaacaaatattagaaGAGAATGAGGCCACATTGAAgttttatagaaatatgatTGGAGCAGTTAGCGCTATATACATCATAGTTCAATTGGCTTTTGGAAATGTTTTTTCTCTTACAAACatt ttTTTATATACTCTTGTTATAGCATCACACGGTGGTAGCTATAAATTTATGGCATATATGTCAGTAGCTAAATTTACTGAAAATGGGCAGTTACTAGATGCTGGTACAGATCTCAACATGGAAGGGGGTTTAGCTga gtatacaaaggatttgattatattaacaTCAGGTTGCCAATTATTATCACTTATTTCTAATTACTTTTGGTTTCTGTGGCTCCTA gcACCTGGTCAAGCATTCTGGATACTATGGAAAAACTTTTTAGGACCCTATTTTATGCAAAAAGCACCAGAAGATAATTCACCAGAAATAAACgagaaaaaacaaaagaaattggaaagaaga aaaaaacgacAGCAAAATGTACggttttaa
- the LOC132922009 gene encoding prostaglandin E synthase 2, whose amino-acid sequence MALRVAIARLNTKTVSGGPFLLRTNNPFSRMKHFNSESPLAKHTKKRTSTVRLIGGGMAIGVVVGAAYSYFTDSERKLPGSIVNTPTRIPILKTLPPELKVTRKVRHNNDEHADLILFQYPTCPFCCKVRAFLDYVKVPYDIIEVDPMLKQQINWSDYKKVPILLVKTSNGYQPLTDSTMIVSALATYLKDKTFNIEDIANFYPSISYVDVDGKRKTDIMNKYFIMNEDESEKSKRSNFDNERKWRKWSDETLVHALSPNAYRTLSEAIDSFKWFSIVGEWEKNFPFWETSLMVYGGAFMMWLISKKLKKKYMLKDDVRLSLYEECNTWVKAVEQNGGTFMGGNKPNLADLAVYGTLSSIEGCMAFKDVQENTKINVWFSNMKKVIL is encoded by the exons ATGGCACTGCGAGTGGCTATTGCccgtttaaatacaaaaacagttTCTGGAGGACCGTTTTTGTTACGTACAAACAATCCATTTAGTCGTATGAAACATTTCAATAGTGAGTCACCACTAGCTAAACATACTAAAAAACGTACCAGCACAGTACGTTTAATAGGTGGTGGTATGGCCATTGGTGTCGTAGTCGGAGCAGCATATTCATATTTCACAGATTCAGAGCGTAAACTACCTGGTTCCATAGTAAATACTCCAACACGAATACCAATCTTGAAGACCTTACCTCCCGAACTGAAGGTCACCCGTAAA gtACGACACAATAATGATGAACATGCTGATTTAATTCTATTTCAATATCCAACTTGTCCATTTTGTTGTAAAGTGCGAGCATTTCTTGATTATGTTAAGGTGCCATATGACATCATTGAAGTAGACCCTATGCTCAAACAGCAAATAAACTGGTCTGATTATAAAAAAGTTCCCATTCTATTAGTAAAAACAAGTAATGGTTACCAACCACTGACCGATAGTACAATGATTGTATCTGCTCTGGCTActtatttaaaagataaaacatttaatattgagGATATTGCAAATTTTTATCCTTCAATATCCTATGTTGATGTAGACGGTAAAAGGAAGACAGACATTAtgaacaaatatttcattatgaaTGAAGACGAATCTGAAAAATCAAAACGTTCGAATTTTGA taatgaaAGAAAATGGCGAAAATGGTCTGATGAAACTTTGGTCCATGCACTCTCACCAAATGCTTACCGTACTCTATCAGAAGCTATAGACTCTTTTAAATGGTTTTCAATAGTTGGTGAATGGGAAAAAAATTTCCCCTTTTGGGAAACAAGTCTAATGGTATATGGTGGAGCCTTTATGATGTGGctaattagtaaaaaattgaagaaaaa GTACATGCTAAAAGATGATGTACGCCTATCATTATATGAAGAATGTAATACATGGGTGAAAGCAGTAGAACAAAATGGCGGAACTTTTATGGGTGGTAACAAACCAAATTTAGCCGATCTAGCTGTGTATGGTACTCTTTCGAGTATTGAAGGTTGTATGGCTTTCAAAGACGTGCaggaaaatactaaaattaatgtgTGGTTtagtaatatgaaaaaagttatactataa
- the LOC132922026 gene encoding protein LLP homolog — translation MAKSIRSKWRRKMRAIKRIRYGVKELDRLKNMLVNAGEIEVKEGGEIEHVCLVKAKNEEAEKIQLEKEEKAKVEKTAESVKETPKKVQHPTWLRKKEYKKYIRSYRKQQSINAKRIKGSIKKKKSNAIKNL, via the exons ATGGCCAAAAGTATAAGGAGTAAGTGGCGCCGGAAGATGAGAGCTATCAAGCGGATCAGGTATGGCGTGAAGGAATTAGACAGATTGAAGAATATGCTGGTTAACGCTGGAGAAATAGAAGTCAAGGAAGGCGGTGAAATTGAACATGTTtgtttag ttaaagcTAAGAATGAAGAAGCTGAAAAAATTCAACTAGAAAAGGAAGAAAAAGCTAAAGTGGAAAAAACTGCAGAATCTGTAAAGGAAACTCCAAAAAAAGTTCAACACCCAACTTGGCTCAGAAAAAAggaatacaaaaaatacataagaaGTTATAGAAAACAACAGTCAATCAACGCTAAAAGAATAAAgggatcaattaaaaaaaaaaaaagtaacgctataaaaaacttgtaa